One Buchnera aphidicola (Pentalonia nigronervosa) DNA segment encodes these proteins:
- a CDS encoding SmdA family multidrug ABC transporter permease/ATP-binding protein, which produces MKLFNQLKWFFIQEWKRYLGAIVLLIIIAILQLFPPKIVGILIDLIIKKNMHGILILPWITIIFLIAFTVYVLRCLWRILLFGASYKLATELRVKFYSYVSQQSEIFFLSNRTGDLISRATNDVDRIVFAAGEGVLTLVDSLVMGISVIIVMITKINYLLTIISLAPMPVMAILIKKNGKKLHKIFFHAQTTFAQLNNKTQEILTNIRMIKAFGLEKYQLKKFDYIIHQTGIKNMEVAKIDSQFDPIIYLSVAFSNLLAILGGGWLVWNHQITIGQLTSFIMYLGLMIWPMLALAWMFNIVERGSAAWDRISSILNQELYIQNGTKKTSDLSGILNINIKKFFYPNNTQPSLKNINIIIKPNTTLGICGATGSGKSTILKLIQQQFNITKGNISYNYLNLSTLDINDWRRRIAVVNQATFLFSDSIANNIALGKPHASQQEIKHVAKLADIHKDIIRFPKGYNTKIGERGVTLSGGQKQRISIARALLLNTEILILDDALSAVDGITENNILKNLKKWKKSKHTLIIAAHRLSNIAQSDEIIVLKNGSIIERGNHKTLLKQKKWYTSMYHYQKLKTEFEEK; this is translated from the coding sequence GTGAAATTATTCAATCAATTAAAATGGTTTTTTATACAAGAATGGAAAAGATACTTAGGAGCAATTGTTTTATTAATCATTATTGCTATTTTGCAGTTATTCCCTCCTAAAATAGTCGGTATTTTAATAGATTTAATTATAAAAAAAAACATGCATGGCATATTAATTTTACCATGGATTACCATAATTTTTTTAATAGCTTTTACAGTTTATGTATTACGTTGTTTATGGAGAATACTGTTATTCGGCGCTTCCTATAAATTAGCTACAGAATTACGAGTAAAATTTTATTCTTACGTTAGCCAACAAAGCGAAATATTTTTTTTAAGCAATAGAACAGGAGATCTAATATCCAGAGCAACTAATGATGTTGATCGAATTGTCTTTGCAGCTGGAGAAGGTGTATTAACACTCGTAGACTCTTTAGTTATGGGTATTTCAGTCATAATAGTCATGATAACAAAAATAAATTACTTGTTAACAATAATTTCTTTAGCGCCTATGCCAGTTATGGCTATTTTAATTAAGAAAAATGGAAAAAAATTACACAAAATTTTTTTTCATGCGCAAACAACATTTGCACAATTAAACAATAAAACACAAGAAATACTAACCAATATTCGTATGATTAAAGCATTTGGATTGGAGAAATATCAATTAAAAAAATTTGATTATATCATTCACCAAACAGGTATCAAAAATATGGAAGTCGCAAAAATTGATTCTCAATTCGATCCCATAATTTACTTATCAGTAGCATTTTCTAATTTATTAGCTATTCTTGGAGGGGGATGGTTAGTATGGAATCATCAAATTACTATAGGACAATTAACAAGTTTTATCATGTATCTTGGATTAATGATCTGGCCTATGCTAGCATTAGCATGGATGTTTAATATTGTCGAAAGAGGAAGCGCCGCATGGGACAGAATATCTTCTATTCTTAATCAAGAACTCTACATACAAAATGGAACAAAAAAAACGTCTGATTTATCTGGAATATTAAATATTAATATTAAAAAATTTTTTTATCCAAATAACACTCAACCATCTTTAAAAAATATAAATATCATCATCAAACCAAATACTACTTTAGGTATTTGTGGCGCTACAGGATCAGGAAAAAGTACTATATTGAAATTAATTCAACAACAGTTTAATATTACAAAAGGAAACATTTCTTATAATTATTTAAATTTATCAACATTAGATATCAATGATTGGCGAAGACGTATTGCCGTTGTTAATCAAGCAACATTTTTGTTTTCAGATAGTATAGCTAATAACATCGCTTTAGGAAAACCTCATGCATCCCAACAAGAAATTAAACATGTAGCAAAATTAGCTGACATACACAAAGATATCATAAGATTTCCTAAGGGATATAATACTAAAATAGGAGAAAGAGGAGTAACATTGTCTGGAGGCCAAAAACAACGTATTTCCATTGCGCGTGCATTGTTATTAAACACTGAAATATTAATACTTGATGACGCACTTTCTGCAGTTGATGGGATCACTGAAAATAATATTCTAAAAAATCTGAAAAAATGGAAAAAATCAAAACATACATTAATTATTGCAGCACATCGATTGTCTAATATTGCACAATCTGATGAAATTATAGTTCTTAAAAACGGTTCAATCATTGAACGAGGCAATCATAAAACGCTACTCAAACAAAAAAAATGGTACACATCAATGTATCATTATCAAAAACTAAAAACTGAATTTGAGGAAAAATAA
- the adk gene encoding adenylate kinase codes for MRIVLLGPPGSGKGTQSKFIAERYKIPKISIGDILRENISLKNNIGKNIQHTIKNGNLVSDDIVCNVMKQRIQQKDCINGFLLDGFPRTIGQAKYLLQQKIKIDFVLKLTLPSKLILERLSGRRIHAESGRTYHIKFNPPKQKNKDDITGQILTIRDDDQQASIKKRIQEYQKIDSILEEHYLSEKKLGNIKYFKIDGVNPLLRIRNTIKLILEQQ; via the coding sequence ATGCGAATTGTTTTATTAGGACCACCGGGATCTGGAAAAGGAACACAAAGTAAATTTATTGCAGAAAGGTATAAAATACCAAAAATATCTATAGGTGATATTTTAAGAGAAAATATTTCTTTAAAAAATAACATCGGAAAAAACATACAACATACCATAAAAAATGGTAATTTAGTATCTGACGATATTGTTTGTAACGTAATGAAACAACGAATTCAACAAAAAGATTGTATAAATGGTTTTTTGTTAGATGGATTTCCACGAACTATAGGGCAAGCTAAATATTTATTACAACAAAAAATAAAAATAGATTTTGTTTTAAAATTAACTTTACCATCTAAATTAATATTAGAGAGACTATCAGGAAGAAGAATACACGCTGAATCTGGTCGAACATATCACATAAAATTTAATCCACCAAAACAAAAAAATAAGGATGATATAACTGGTCAAATATTAACAATTAGAGATGATGATCAGCAAGCTAGCATTAAAAAAAGAATCCAAGAATACCAAAAAATAGATTCTATATTAGAAGAACACTATTTGTCAGAAAAAAAATTAGGTAATATAAAATATTTTAAAATTGATGGCGTGAATCCACTACTAAGAATTAGAAATACTATAAAATTAATATTAGAACAACAATAA
- a CDS encoding YbaB/EbfC family nucleoid-associated protein produces the protein MFTKGGLGNLMKQAQQMQEKMAKIQEEISKMEVTGEAGAGLVKVTINGAHNCRRVEVDPSLLQDDKDMLEDLAAAAFNDATRRISEVQKKKMSAISSGIQLPSGFNMPV, from the coding sequence ATGTTTACTAAAGGTGGTTTAGGGAATTTAATGAAACAAGCGCAGCAAATGCAAGAAAAAATGGCAAAAATACAGGAAGAAATATCTAAAATGGAAGTTACTGGCGAAGCTGGTGCTGGATTAGTTAAAGTCACAATTAATGGCGCACATAACTGCAGACGTGTAGAAGTCGATCCCAGTTTATTACAAGATGATAAAGATATGTTAGAAGATCTCGCAGCTGCCGCATTTAACGATGCTACTCGAAGAATATCTGAAGTACAAAAAAAGAAAATGTCCGCTATATCTTCAGGAATACAATTACCATCAGGATTTAATATGCCTGTATAA
- a CDS encoding SmdB family multidrug efflux ABC transporter permease/ATP-binding protein, whose protein sequence is MDHLIEFFPILKRLLTYVIPCKKQLVLAFVFLFISSITEIIGPVLIGYFIENILYQHKLQIKLTCFIVIVFIILQILSVFFNYFQNILFNKIAVKIINKLRQEIMKSALNQPIHQFDSQPLGQMISKITDDTEVIKELYDTVAPTFFRSTVLIFVVLFTMFILEWRMAMIALSIVPLIIIVMLIYQRYSTPLLRRVKFYFSDISNKLNENINGMNVIQQFQQQERFKKKLIKSCELHYLARIKILKLDGFLLRPLLSFLSSITLCNFIFLFSYFPTETFEIGILYTFITYLGRLNEPIIAITIQQSILQQAIVAGERIFSLIDSPRQTYGNDKNTFQSGTINIKNLSFKYKKNEKYTLKNININIPSNSFVALVGYTGSGKSTLVNLLMGHYPITHGKIYLDNKPIESISRCVLRKNLLMVQQDPTIFSDSVLSNIALGKKISEKKIWKILNTVHLASLVQSMPKGIYSILGEEGNNLSAGQKQLIAIARVLVSYPKILILDEATANIDSEIENIIQKTLLSIKNYSTLIIIAHRLSTIINADLIIVFKEGKTVEIGTHAQLLKKQGMYWKMYQFQSFKF, encoded by the coding sequence ATGGATCATTTAATAGAGTTTTTCCCAATTTTAAAACGTTTACTAACGTATGTTATACCCTGTAAAAAACAATTGGTGTTAGCATTTGTTTTTCTTTTTATTAGTTCAATTACAGAAATTATAGGTCCAGTTTTAATCGGGTATTTTATTGAAAATATATTATATCAACATAAATTACAAATAAAATTAACATGTTTTATTGTTATAGTATTTATAATACTACAAATTTTGTCAGTATTTTTTAATTATTTTCAAAACATTTTATTCAATAAAATAGCTGTAAAAATTATTAATAAATTACGTCAAGAAATAATGAAATCCGCATTAAACCAACCAATCCATCAATTTGATTCACAACCGCTTGGTCAAATGATCTCAAAAATCACTGATGACACTGAAGTGATAAAAGAACTATATGATACTGTTGCGCCTACCTTTTTTCGCAGTACAGTTTTAATATTTGTAGTATTGTTTACTATGTTCATACTTGAATGGCGAATGGCAATGATAGCTTTATCTATTGTACCTTTAATTATTATCGTCATGTTAATATATCAACGTTATAGTACTCCTCTTTTAAGAAGAGTAAAATTTTATTTTTCTGATATTAGCAATAAACTGAATGAGAATATAAACGGTATGAACGTGATTCAGCAATTTCAACAACAAGAGAGATTTAAAAAAAAACTTATCAAAAGTTGTGAATTACATTATCTTGCCCGCATAAAAATACTGAAACTAGATGGTTTTTTATTACGACCGTTACTAAGTTTTTTATCTTCTATAACACTATGCAATTTTATATTTTTATTTAGTTATTTTCCAACAGAAACATTTGAAATTGGTATTTTATATACATTTATAACTTACCTTGGGCGTCTTAATGAGCCTATAATTGCCATTACAATTCAGCAATCTATATTACAACAAGCTATTGTTGCAGGAGAAAGAATATTTTCTCTAATTGATTCTCCAAGACAAACATATGGAAATGATAAAAATACATTTCAAAGCGGAACAATAAATATCAAAAATCTTAGCTTTAAATATAAAAAAAACGAAAAATACACACTTAAAAATATTAACATCAATATTCCATCTAATAGCTTTGTTGCACTCGTAGGATATACTGGTAGTGGAAAAAGTACTTTGGTAAATTTATTAATGGGACATTATCCTATAACACATGGAAAAATATATTTAGACAATAAACCTATTGAATCTATTAGCCGTTGTGTGTTAAGAAAAAACTTATTAATGGTCCAGCAAGATCCAACAATCTTCTCTGATAGTGTACTATCTAATATTGCGTTAGGAAAAAAAATATCCGAAAAAAAAATATGGAAAATATTAAACACAGTTCATCTTGCATCTTTAGTTCAATCTATGCCAAAAGGAATTTATTCTATTTTAGGTGAAGAAGGTAATAATTTATCTGCAGGACAAAAACAATTAATAGCTATTGCAAGAGTACTAGTATCATATCCTAAGATACTTATATTAGATGAAGCTACAGCAAACATTGATTCTGAAATCGAAAATATAATACAAAAAACACTACTATCAATTAAAAACTATTCTACATTAATAATCATCGCACATAGATTATCAACAATAATCAATGCTGACCTTATTATAGTTTTTAAAGAAGGAAAAACCGTTGAGATTGGAACGCACGCACAGTTATTAAAAAAACAAGGAATGTATTGGAAAATGTATCAATTTCAATCGTTTAAATTTTAA
- the htpG gene encoding molecular chaperone HtpG, with the protein MKNQKKEVYNFQSEVEKLLQLMIHSLYSNKEIFLRELISNASDAIDKLRFLSISSPELYENNSDMKIQISVNKAQKTLIISDTGIGMTRNDTIENLGTIAKSGTKSFLQSLENKKNTLIGEFGVGFYSSFIVSKKVTVRTRFAGTKSDKGILWESSGSGKYTIETITKKNKGTEITLFLKEQEEEFLEIWRIKNIVSKYSDHITVPVQIQNYDEKNKTYIWEQINKAKALWILNKSEITDDKYKKFYKYLTHDQNNPLTWSHNHVEGSQEYISLLYIPKKAAWDIWNRDNKHGLKLYVKRVYIMDNSQAFLPNYLRFVRGLIDSNDLPLNISREILQDNSITKNLKKALTKRTLNILEKLAQSDNEKYQIFWNQFGLILKEGPAEDSENLNKVTNLLRFTSIKNNQPEQTLSLKKYISDLQPQQDKIYYITADSYTAAKNSPHLELFKKNNIDVLLLSDRIDEWMMNYVTEFEGKKFQSISKEDMSLNQLTHIKKVKNNDISEDMLNFLKKAKKTLGNKIKDIRFTQRLTETPCIVLSDSNEMTTQMAKLFSAAGQTVPELKYIFEINPNHILIKKICLINDDKQFNEWIKLLLDQALLSEKGSLENPHKFISRMNKLLLK; encoded by the coding sequence ATGAAAAATCAAAAAAAGGAAGTGTACAATTTTCAATCAGAAGTAGAAAAGTTACTACAACTTATGATTCATTCTTTATATTCAAATAAAGAAATTTTTTTGCGGGAATTAATCTCCAATGCATCAGATGCAATTGACAAATTAAGATTTTTATCAATTTCGTCACCAGAACTGTATGAAAATAACAGCGATATGAAAATTCAAATTTCTGTTAATAAAGCACAAAAAACACTTATTATTAGTGATACTGGTATTGGAATGACTCGAAACGACACAATAGAAAATTTAGGTACAATTGCTAAATCAGGTACTAAATCTTTTTTGCAATCACTAGAAAATAAAAAAAATACATTAATTGGAGAATTTGGTGTTGGTTTTTATTCTTCTTTTATTGTATCAAAAAAAGTCACTGTAAGAACTAGATTTGCTGGTACTAAATCTGATAAAGGAATTTTATGGGAGTCGTCAGGATCAGGAAAGTATACTATTGAAACAATTACTAAAAAAAATAAAGGTACTGAAATTACTTTGTTTTTAAAAGAACAGGAAGAAGAATTTTTAGAAATATGGCGTATTAAAAATATCGTTAGTAAATATTCTGATCATATTACTGTTCCTGTACAAATACAAAATTATGACGAAAAAAATAAAACATATATCTGGGAACAAATTAATAAAGCTAAAGCATTATGGATATTAAATAAATCAGAAATTACTGATGATAAATATAAAAAATTTTATAAATATTTAACACACGATCAAAATAATCCATTAACATGGAGTCATAACCATGTAGAAGGAAGTCAGGAATATATCAGTTTATTATACATTCCTAAAAAAGCCGCTTGGGATATATGGAATAGAGATAATAAACATGGATTAAAATTATATGTAAAACGCGTATACATTATGGACAATTCACAAGCATTCCTTCCTAATTATTTGCGATTTGTACGAGGATTAATAGATTCTAATGATTTACCTTTGAACATTTCACGTGAAATACTACAAGATAATTCCATCACAAAAAATTTAAAAAAAGCATTAACTAAAAGAACGCTAAATATTTTGGAAAAACTTGCACAGTCAGATAATGAAAAATACCAAATTTTTTGGAATCAATTTGGATTAATTTTAAAAGAAGGCCCTGCAGAAGATAGTGAAAATTTAAACAAAGTTACAAATCTTTTACGTTTTACGTCAATTAAAAATAATCAACCTGAACAAACGTTATCTTTAAAAAAATATATATCTGATTTACAACCACAACAAGATAAAATATATTACATCACTGCAGATAGTTACACAGCAGCAAAAAACAGCCCACATTTAGAACTATTTAAAAAAAATAATATTGATGTCTTGCTATTATCAGATAGAATTGATGAATGGATGATGAATTATGTTACAGAATTTGAAGGAAAAAAATTCCAATCTATCAGCAAAGAAGACATGTCACTAAATCAATTAACACATATTAAAAAAGTTAAAAATAATGATATTTCAGAAGATATGTTGAATTTTTTAAAAAAAGCAAAAAAAACACTTGGTAATAAAATAAAAGATATTAGATTTACACAGAGATTAACAGAGACGCCATGTATTGTTTTAAGTGACTCTAATGAAATGACTACTCAAATGGCAAAATTATTTTCTGCAGCAGGGCAAACTGTTCCAGAATTAAAATATATCTTTGAAATCAATCCAAATCACATATTAATAAAAAAAATATGCCTAATCAATGATGACAAACAATTTAATGAATGGATAAAACTATTATTAGACCAAGCATTATTATCAGAAAAAGGCAGCTTAGAAAATCCACATAAATTTATTTCTAGAATGAATAAATTATTACTAAAATAA
- the dnaX gene encoding DNA polymerase III subunit gamma/tau: protein MNYQILARKWRPQSFKDIIGQKYIITAILNGLLLGKIHHGWLFYGTRGIGKTTIARLIAKSLNCVKGITPYPCGKCIICKEIEQTRCPDVIEIDAASRTKVEDMREILDSIFYSPIKTRFKIYLIDEVHMLSRNSFNSLLKTLEEPPEHVKFILATTDIEKIPKTIISRCLCFNLQTLSEEKIFNFLKKILNIESIKYDDQSLKVISHYAKGSIRDALNLLECAISLGKNRVCIKNVVNMLQIPTEEQAFLLTDALLKKETKQMMRLLYEIVDTGVDWEEILTAMLRILYYISMSKLFPLKWEQGFINTYKHKINNLGKLITHQDIQLCYKMLLNGKKELIFAPNNQIGVEMTLIQTIKTYKNKTFNK from the coding sequence ATGAACTATCAAATATTAGCTAGAAAATGGCGCCCACAATCTTTTAAAGATATTATTGGTCAAAAATATATTATCACTGCTATTTTGAATGGATTATTGCTTGGAAAAATTCATCACGGATGGTTATTTTATGGTACAAGGGGTATTGGTAAAACCACTATTGCTAGATTAATTGCTAAAAGTTTAAATTGTGTAAAAGGTATTACACCATATCCATGCGGAAAATGTATAATTTGTAAAGAAATAGAACAAACCCGTTGCCCTGATGTTATTGAAATAGATGCAGCGTCACGTACTAAAGTAGAAGACATGCGAGAAATTTTAGATAGTATTTTTTATTCACCTATAAAAACAAGATTTAAAATATACTTAATTGATGAAGTACATATGTTATCTCGTAATAGTTTTAATTCGCTTCTTAAAACACTAGAAGAACCACCTGAACATGTAAAATTTATTTTAGCAACTACCGATATAGAAAAAATACCAAAAACCATCATTTCTCGTTGCTTATGTTTTAATTTACAAACATTATCTGAAGAAAAAATTTTTAATTTTTTAAAAAAAATATTAAACATTGAATCTATTAAATACGATGATCAATCTTTAAAAGTGATTTCTCATTACGCTAAGGGAAGTATAAGAGATGCATTAAATTTACTGGAATGTGCAATTAGCTTAGGAAAAAATCGTGTCTGTATAAAAAACGTAGTGAACATGTTACAAATTCCAACTGAAGAGCAAGCATTTTTATTAACTGATGCATTATTAAAAAAAGAAACAAAACAAATGATGCGTCTATTATATGAGATAGTAGATACGGGAGTTGACTGGGAAGAAATTTTAACAGCAATGTTACGTATTTTGTATTACATTTCTATGTCAAAACTGTTTCCACTAAAATGGGAACAGGGCTTTATAAATACATACAAACATAAAATTAATAATTTAGGAAAATTAATCACACATCAAGATATTCAATTGTGTTATAAAATGTTATTAAATGGAAAAAAAGAACTAATTTTTGCTCCAAATAATCAAATTGGTGTAGAAATGACGTTGATACAAACCATCAAAACATATAAAAATAAAACATTTAATAAATAA
- a CDS encoding SurA N-terminal domain-containing protein: protein MKKYLKSKLNNIAIKLILLIIILSLIFSTMNAYIDHDPEQYIAIVNGEKIKLTTLQKMYFLEQEKQKKILGQQFFKIHDPKQFSEATYNYILRQLINNILVEQYIKKIHFNVSNNQIKNILLNNTMFKHKNIFDQKKYFHYLQSKNLTNHQYINIIKKKIRMKNFIRAIIDTDFVLETEKNNIIKLLSQKRQIKQATLKIQPIIAQQKVHNLEIINYFNQHKHQFYIPEKFKVQFLQLNLKNIKSKCTKKEIKEWYEKHVIKYFTQEERKYSFIQTKTKKEALLIISQLSKHKNFSKIAKEQSIDPISSKNGGNIGWIKINEMPSEIKRAHLNKKGQISQIIPFHNNFLIIKLNDIKPKTQKKISQVFNVIKKEIQIKKSLFLYHKLQKKISYYIKKYPNQFDKILKNIHMSAKETDWFDKYSIPQELNIFILKKIIFNKAWLNKQKKIKPYSEFVILNSHQSFLLNLKDFQRKKIQKIKNVKNNIIKILKHLKAIKIAKQKLKNAFYQLKKGNINGFKKLHLKFRNSEVISRYDNHPMKYIVFSLPRTKDHKKRYTVYQDKNKNFHIIYLKKIYHDQFSLQEKHIISKYLERNNTEIILHAFLTNLQNTANIIYKTIKTE from the coding sequence ATGAAAAAATATTTAAAATCAAAATTAAATAATATTGCAATTAAGTTAATTTTATTAATTATTATTTTATCGTTAATCTTTAGCACAATGAATGCTTATATTGATCATGACCCTGAACAATACATAGCAATTGTTAACGGAGAAAAAATAAAACTTACCACATTACAAAAAATGTATTTTCTTGAACAAGAAAAACAAAAAAAAATTCTAGGTCAACAATTTTTTAAAATTCATGATCCAAAACAATTTTCAGAAGCTACATATAATTACATTTTACGCCAGTTAATAAATAATATTCTCGTGGAACAATATATAAAAAAGATACATTTTAATGTAAGTAATAATCAAATAAAAAATATTTTACTAAATAATACTATGTTTAAACACAAAAACATATTTGATCAAAAAAAATATTTTCACTATCTTCAATCAAAAAATTTAACAAATCATCAGTATATAAATATAATTAAAAAAAAGATACGTATGAAAAATTTTATACGTGCTATTATCGATACCGATTTTGTTTTAGAAACTGAAAAAAATAATATTATCAAATTACTGTCTCAAAAAAGACAAATTAAACAAGCTACTCTAAAAATACAACCAATAATTGCTCAACAAAAAGTTCACAATTTAGAAATAATAAATTATTTTAACCAACATAAACATCAATTTTATATTCCAGAAAAATTCAAAGTTCAATTTTTACAATTAAATCTAAAAAATATAAAAAGTAAATGTACTAAAAAAGAAATTAAAGAATGGTATGAAAAACATGTTATAAAATATTTTACACAAGAAGAACGAAAATACAGTTTTATTCAAACAAAAACTAAAAAAGAAGCATTATTAATAATATCCCAATTATCTAAACATAAAAATTTTTCAAAAATAGCGAAAGAACAATCAATCGATCCTATATCATCTAAAAATGGCGGGAATATTGGATGGATAAAAATTAATGAAATGCCAAGTGAAATAAAAAGAGCACATTTGAATAAAAAAGGTCAAATTTCACAAATTATTCCATTTCATAATAACTTTTTAATAATTAAACTAAATGATATTAAACCTAAGACGCAAAAAAAAATATCTCAAGTATTCAACGTTATAAAAAAAGAAATACAAATTAAAAAATCATTATTTTTATATCACAAATTACAAAAAAAAATTTCCTATTATATTAAAAAATATCCTAATCAATTTGATAAGATTCTTAAAAATATTCACATGTCTGCCAAAGAAACAGATTGGTTTGATAAATATTCTATTCCTCAAGAACTAAACATATTCATTCTAAAAAAAATTATATTTAACAAAGCATGGCTCAATAAACAAAAAAAAATAAAACCATATTCAGAATTTGTTATTTTAAATAGTCACCAGTCATTTTTACTCAATTTAAAAGATTTCCAAAGAAAAAAAATACAAAAAATTAAAAATGTGAAAAATAATATTATAAAAATATTAAAACACTTAAAAGCTATAAAAATTGCAAAACAAAAATTAAAAAATGCATTTTATCAATTAAAAAAAGGTAATATAAATGGATTTAAAAAATTACATCTTAAATTTAGAAATTCCGAAGTTATATCGCGATATGATAATCATCCAATGAAATATATTGTATTTTCTTTACCTCGAACTAAAGATCACAAAAAAAGATATACTGTATATCAAGACAAAAATAAAAATTTTCACATTATATACCTTAAAAAAATTTATCATGATCAATTTTCTTTACAGGAAAAACACATTATTTCAAAGTATTTAGAGAGAAATAATACAGAAATAATTTTGCATGCTTTTTTAACAAATCTACAAAACACAGCAAATATTATTTATAAAACAATAAAAACAGAATAA
- the folD gene encoding bifunctional methylenetetrahydrofolate dehydrogenase/methenyltetrahydrofolate cyclohydrolase FolD codes for MPAKIINGNNIAKILQIEIFNKVYQRKKEGKKIPGLAMILIGTNISSKIYVEKKKIACKNVGFFSECWTFPENVQEIDVLNLIKKLNNCPKIDGILIQLPLPKHINYMKILSSISPNKDVDGFHPYNTGSLCQRIPKLRACTSRGIITMLNFNHIKTHGLHAVVVGASNIVGRPMSLELLLAGCTTTVTHRFTKNLKHHVQHADLLIVAVGKPRFLTGEWIKHGCIVIDVGINRLENGDIVGDVDFHSAYLKASYITPVPGGVGPMTVATLLQNTLESCENNDIKKN; via the coding sequence ATGCCAGCAAAAATTATAAATGGTAATAACATAGCAAAAATATTGCAAATTGAAATTTTTAACAAAGTTTATCAAAGAAAAAAAGAAGGAAAAAAAATACCCGGTTTAGCCATGATTTTAATCGGTACCAATATATCTTCTAAAATTTACGTGGAGAAAAAAAAAATCGCATGCAAAAACGTTGGTTTTTTCTCAGAATGTTGGACGTTTCCTGAAAATGTTCAAGAGATAGATGTTTTAAATCTTATTAAAAAATTAAATAATTGTCCGAAAATAGACGGTATCTTAATACAATTACCACTACCAAAACATATAAATTACATGAAAATATTAAGCAGTATTTCACCGAATAAGGACGTTGATGGATTTCATCCATATAACACTGGCTCACTATGTCAAAGAATTCCAAAACTAAGAGCTTGTACATCCAGAGGTATTATTACCATGTTAAATTTTAACCATATAAAAACACATGGATTACATGCTGTAGTAGTTGGTGCGTCCAATATAGTAGGAAGACCAATGAGTTTAGAATTATTACTAGCAGGGTGCACTACAACTGTTACACATAGATTTACTAAAAATTTGAAACATCATGTTCAACATGCTGATTTATTGATAGTAGCAGTTGGAAAACCACGATTTTTAACAGGAGAATGGATTAAACATGGTTGTATAGTAATAGATGTTGGAATTAATCGATTAGAAAATGGTGATATTGTAGGTGATGTAGATTTTCATAGTGCATATTTAAAAGCATCCTATATCACACCAGTTCCAGGCGGAGTTGGGCCAATGACTGTAGCAACATTACTACAAAATACATTAGAATCATGTGAAAATAATGATATTAAAAAAAACTAA